One Scleropages formosus chromosome 8, fSclFor1.1, whole genome shotgun sequence DNA window includes the following coding sequences:
- the nolc1 gene encoding nucleolar and coiled-body phosphoprotein 1 isoform X5 — MAEHRSVPSDLYKHVYSFLLENKFTKAAEQFSKKAKVKPLAQNENSLLDIFNFWVKSPEAKKRKALANGVPKKSAPSAKKARKEASSSSGEEEAAPTVNKASAKKTAGAAKESSSDDSSDSEDEAPAKKVPAKSAAKAPAPAPAKTPTKTVAGRKKDTSSSSESSDSDDEVTAAKASATAAKKTTPKVVSKSTPKATAATATPKGVTKKPSVQKKEESSSSSSDSSSDSEEEPPAKKKPAKAPVPAKTPPADSSSEDSSSEEEDTPPSKKPKSGPYNAVPPPPAVQKSTPVTAKKRAGEDTSSSDDSSDDSSDEEEKTTVPVKTAPAKSTPAKPATPKPAAKKAESSSESSDSSSEEEEETKKPAAKVTPAKAAATKTPPAKTSAKKKEDSSSSSESDSSDEDKAPAKPAPKAVATKKPTAAASTPKRTAKPAPNTKTSSSSDSDSSSSEDEASAKPAAPATKSASKPATPAGKPAAESDSSDSDDETESAKPAATPAAANRTASKAKPPAGKAAADSSSSDSSDSSSDEDEGKKTLAAPSKATPAKAIPAKSTPAKATPTQKTKQDSSSSSDSSDSSDSESEAKKPTVKPAVVSGKAAAPAKTAPAQKKKRESSSSDSSDSSDSEAEARKTPAKPAVANGKKAVPKKPTPATSKTEDSSSSSDSSSDEEESTAKKVNVKGQEKAKTPKGAATPNSANGKRKRNEESSSESEDKVGEEVSTQVKTPKDKKLKTSTPHSFPKAKQKNKRRRDRCGSQAAGQLL; from the exons ATGGCGGAGCATCGGTCTGTGCCAAGTGATCTCTACAAGCACGTCTACTCCTTCCTGCTCGAGAACAAATTCACCAAAGCCGCAGAACAGTTCTCGAAGAAGGCCAAAGTG AAACCTCTGGCCCAGAATGAAAACAGCCTCCTGGACATCTTCAATTTCTGGGTGAA GTCGCCGGAAGCCAAGAAGCGCAAAGCGCTGGCCAACGGGGTTCCCAAGAAAAGCGCTCCCTCGGCCAAGAAGGCAAGGAAAGAGGCGTCGTCTTCCAGCGGCGAAGAGGAGGCTGCGCCCACGG TGAACAAGGCATCGGCAAAGAAGACTGCAGGCGCTGCCAAGGAGAGCAGCAGTGACGACTCCAGCGACTCTGAGGATGAGGCCCCTGCCAAG AAGGTTCCTGCTAAGTCTGCAGCCAAAGCCCCTGCGCCGGCTCCAGCCAAGACCCCGACGAAGACCGTGGCGGGCAGGAAGAAGGACACCAGTTCCAGCAGCGAATCCTCAGACTCCGATGATGAGGTGACAGCAGCAAAGGCCTCGGCCACCG CTGCTAAGAAGACAACCCCAAAAGTTGTCAGCAAAAGTACCCCCAAAGCCACTGCTGCCACCGCCACCCCAAAGGGTGTCACCAAAAAGCCTTCCGTCCAGAAGAAagaggaaagcagcagcagcagcagcgacagTTCCAGCGACTCGGAAGAAGAGCCACCAGCCAAG AAGAAGCCTGCGAAAGCACCAGTCCCTGCAAAGACGCCCCCAGCAGACTCGAGCAGCGAAGATTCTTCTTCAGAGGAAGAGGACACTCCCCCAAGTAAGAAGCCTAAATCAG GACCATACAATGCAGTCCCACCCCCGCCGGCCGTGCAGAAGTCCACTCCGGTCACGGCCAAAAAGAGGGCAGGTGAGGACACGAGCAGCAGCGATGACAGCAGTGACGACAGTAGCGATGAGGAGGAGAAGACGACAGTGCCTG TTAAAACTGCTCCAGCGAAATCCACCCCAGCAAAACCCGCCACCCCTAAACCTGCTGCTAAGAAGGCAGAATCAAGCTCAGAAAGTTCTG ATTCCAGCTccgaagaagaagaggagaccAAAAAACCTGCAGCTAAGGTGACCCCTGCCAAGGCTGCAGCCACCAAGACGCCGCCCGCAAAGACCTCAGCTAAGAAAAAGGAAGACTCTTCTTCCAGCTCTG AGTCCGACAGCTCTGATGAGGACAAGGCTCCAGCTAAACCAGCCCCCAAAGCCGTGGCCACCAAAAAGCCCACAGCAGCAGCCTCAACCCCCAAAAGAACTGCCAAACCTGCACCTAACACCAAGACCAGTTCCAGCTCTGACTCAGACAGTTCCTCTTCTGAAGATGAGGcatcggccaaacccgccgctcCTGCTACCAAGTCGGCATCTAAACCGGCCACCCCAGCCGGAAAACCGGCAGCAGAAAGCGACAGTTCCGATTCTGACGACGAGACCGAGTCCGCTAAACCAGCAGCTACGCCGGCTGCCGCGAACAGGACTGCTTCCAAGGCCAAACCCCCTGCCGGCAAGGCAGCCGCAGACTCCAGCAGCAGTGACAGTTCGGATAGTTCCAGCGATGAAGATGAGGGGAAGAAAACGCTGGCTGCACCCAGCAAGGCCACGCCTGCTAAGGCCATCCCTGCTAAAAGCACACCTGCTAAGGCCACGCCCAcccaaaaaacaaagcaagacaGCAGTAGCAGCTCTGACTCTTCCGACAGTTCCGACTCCGAGTCTGAGGCCAAGAAACCTACCGTGAAGCCTGCAGTGGTCAGCGGCAAGGCAGCGGCACCTGCTAAAACCGCACCTGCTCAAAAGAAGAAGCGGGAGAGCAGCAGCTCGGACTCTTCGGACAGTTCCGACTCCGAGGCCGAGGCCCGGAAGACACCCGCCAAGCCTGCGGTGGCCAATGGCAAGAAAGCGGTGCCGAAAAAGCCCACCCCTGCCACATCAAAGACGGAAGACTCTTCATCTTCTAGCGACAGCAGCTCTGACGAGGAGGAGAGCACCGCCAAGAAGGTGAATGTGAAGGGGCAGGAGAAGGCAAAGACCCCCAAAGGAGCTGCTACACCCAACA GTGCAAACGGCAAAAGGAAAAGGAATGAAGAATCGTCATCGGAAAGTGAGGACAAGGTGGGGGAAGAGGTGTCTACCCAAGTTAAAACTCCCAAGGACAAGAAACTGAAGACCTCCACCCCGCATTCTTTCCCCAAGGCCAAGCAGAAG AATAAAAGACGACGAGATCGCTGTGGATCCCAGGCTGCTGGACAACTCCTTTGA